TGCGCGGCCCGCGCCCGGCCCCGACGCCGGTCCGGCAGGTGCAGCGTCACCCGGCCTGACCGACCCCCACCCCAGCTCCGGCCCGGCCCTCCCGACCGGCGGTCGGGACCGGCAGGCGGGTCAGCGCCCCTCGGCGTCGTCCATGGCCCGGTAGATCCGCTGCTCCGACACCGGGTACGGGGTGCCCAGCGCCTGGGCGAAGACGTTCACCCGCAGCTCCTCGATCATCCAGCGGATCTGCCGTACCGCCGCCGACTGCCGCTTCGACGGTGGCAGCGCGGCGAGCAGGTCGGCGTACTCCTTCTGCACCACCGCGATCCGGTCCTGCTGCTGCTTGTCGCGCTGCGGGTTGCCGGGGAGCCGGTCCAGCCGCCGGTCGACCGCGGTGAGGTAGCGCAGCAGGTCGGGCAGGCGGGCGTACCCGGTCTCGGTGATGAAACCGGCGTGCACCAGGCCGGTGAGCTGGGCCCGGATGTCGGCCAGGGCGGCCACCACGGCCAGGTTCCTCGTCGCGCCGAGCCGCTGCTCGACGGCGTACGCGGCGGCGAGCACCTTGCGGACCCGGTCCATCACCTCGACGACGGTGTCGACCAGGTCGGCGCGGACCCGGTCGCGCAGCGCGGCGAAGCCCTCGGCGTCCCAGGCCGGGCCACCCGCGTCGCCGATCAGCTTGTCGATCGCCGCGCCGGCGGCGTCCTCGATGAGCTGCTGCACCCCGCCGTGCGGGTTGCGGCTGAGCGCCAGCTTCGCCTCGTTGCTCAGCCGCCCCTGAAGGAACTTCGCCGGGGACGGCACGGTCAGCCGCAACAGTCGCCGGGTGCCCGCCCAGTGCGCGGCGGCCTGCTCGGCCTCGGAGTCGAAGACCTTCACCCCGACGGTCGCGCCCTCGTCCACCAGCGCCGGGTACGCGGTCACCGCGTACCCGGCCCGGACCTGCTCGATGGTGCGGGGGAGGGAGCCGATGCTCCACTCACGGAGGCCAGTCCGGGCGACGTCCGGCGCGGCGGCGGCGACGACCTGGCGTACCTCCTGGCGGAGTTGGCGTTGCAGGGCGGTGAGGTCCTTGCCCTCGGCGACCGGCTTGTTCTCCTCGTCGAGCACCCGGAAGCCGACCCGCAGGTGCGGCGGGAGCTTGCCCGGGTCCCACGCCTCGCGCGGCACGGTGACCCCGGTCATCCGGCGCAGCTGCCGGGTCAGCGCGTCGAGCAGCGGCTCCTCGCCCGGGGTGATCGCGGCGAGCGCCGCGCGGGCGTAGTCCGGGACCGGGACGAAGTTGCGCCGGACCGCCTTGGGCAGGGACCGGATCAGCGCGACGACCAACTCCTCGCGCAGCCCCGGCACCTGCCAGTCGAAGCTCTCCGCCGGCACCTGGTTGAGCAGCGGCAGCGGGATGTCCACGGTGACGCCGTCGGTGGGCGCGGTCGGGTCGAAGGTGTACGTCAGTGGCAGGGTGACCCCGTCGGCGCGCCACTCGTCCGGGTAGTCGGACTCGTCGACCCCACCGCGTCCGGCGTTGACCAGCAGATCCCGGGTGAAGGTGAGCAGGTCGGGCCGCTCCCGGCGGGTCGTCTTCCACCAGGCGTCGAAGTGCCGCCCGGAGACCACGTCGGCGGGGATCCGCTCGTCGTAGAACTGGAAGATCGTCTCGTCGTCGACCAGGATGTCCCGCCGCCGGGCCCGGTTCTCCAGCTCCTCGATCTCGGCGAGCAGCCGCTGGTTGTCCTTCCAGAACTGGTGGTGGGTGGACCAGTCGCCCTCGACCAGGGCGTGCCGGATGAACAGCTCCCGGCTCAGCGCGGGGTCGATCCGGCCGAAGTTGACCTTGCGGGAGGTGACGATCGGGATGCCGTACAGGGTGACCTTCTCGTAGGCCAGCACCGCGGCCTGCTTCTTCTCCCAGTGCGGCTCGCTGTAGCTGCGTTTGACCAGGTGCTGGGCCAGCGGCTCGACCCACTCCGGCTCGACCCGGCCGGCCACCCGGCCCCAGAGCCGGGAGGTCTCCACCAGTTCGGCGGCCATCACCCAGCGCGGCGGCTTCTTGAACAGCGCCGACCCGGGGAAGATCGCGAACTTCGCGCCGCGCGCGCCCAGGTACTCGTGCTTCTGCGCGTCCTTGAGCCCGATGTGCGACAGCAGCCCGGGCAGCAGCGACTGGTGCACCTTCGGGGTGTCGATCTCCTCCGGCAGGTCCGCGCCGGCGCCGCGCCGGCCACCGCCGTCGGGTCCGGGCTGCGCCGTCGGTCGCCGGCCGCGTCGCCCGTCACCCGGTTCCGGGGTACGCAGCACCTGGCGCAACTGGCTGACGATGTCCTGCCATTCGCGGACCCGCAGGTAGTTCAGGTACTCCGCCTTGCACATCCGGCGGAACGCGCTGGACGACAGCGTCCGCTGCTGCTCGCGCAGGTACCGCCACAGGTTCAGGTACGCGACGAAGTCCGACTCCTTGTCGGCGAAGCGGGCGTGCGCCTGGTCGGCCTGGGCCTGCTTCTCCGCCGGCCGCTCCCGGGGATCCTGGATGGAGAGCGCGGCGGCGATCACGATCACCTCGGTGGCGCAGCCGTTGCGCTCGCCCTCCAGCACCATCCGGGCCAGCCGGGGGTCGACCGGGAGCTGGGCCAGCCGCCGGCCGAGCGCGGTGAGCCGCTTCGCCGGGTCGGTCTGCGTCGGGTCCAGCGCCCCCAGCTCGTGCAGCAGGTTGACGCCGTCGGTGACGTTGCGCCGGTCCGGCGGGTCGATGAACGGGAACGCGGCGATGTCGCCGAGCCCGATCGAGGTCATCTGGAGGATGACCGAGGCCAGGTTGGTGCGCAGGATCTCCGGGTCGGTGAACTCGGGCCGCGAGGCGAAGTCCTGCTCGTCGTAGAGGCGGATGCAGATGCCGTCCGAGGTACGACCGCAGCGCCCCTTGCGCTGGTTGGCCGACGCCTGCGAGACCGGCTCGATGGGCAGCCGCTGCACCTTGAGCCGGCTGGAGTAGCGGGAGATCCGGGCCGTGCCCGGGTCCACCACGTACTTGATGCCGGGCACGGTCAGCGAGGTCTCCGCGACGTTGGTGGCCAGCACGACCCGGCGGCCGGAGTGCGGGGCGAAGACCCGGTGCTGCTCGGCGGTGGAGAGCCGGGCGTACAGCGGCAGGATCTCGGTGCCGAGCAGGGAGCGTTTCTTCTCCACCAGCCGGCCCAGCGCCTCGGCGGTGTCCCGGATCTCCCGCTCGCCGCTGAGGAAGACCAGGATGTCGCCGGGCCCCTCGGCGGCCAGCTCCTCGACCGCGTCGCCGATGGCCTGGATCTGGTCCCGGACGTTCTCCTCGTCGGCCTCGTCCTCCTCGTCGGCCTCGCCGACCTCGACCAGCGGCCGGTACCGCACCTCGACCGGGTACGTCCGCCCGGACACCTCGACGATCGGCGCCGGCTTCCCCTCGGGCGCGTCCTCGGTCGGCGGCCCGGCGAAGTGCCGGGCGAACCGGTCGGTCTCGATGGTCGCCGAGGTGATGATCACCTTCAGGTCGGGGCGGCGGGGCAGGAGCTGCTTGAGGTAGCCGAGGATGAAGTCGATGTTGAGGCTGCGTTCGTGCGCCTCGTCGATGATCAACGTGTCGTACTGGCGCAGCATCCGGTCGGTCTGCAACTCGGCCAGCAGGATGCCGTCGGTCATCAGCTTGACCAGGCTGTTCTCGCCCACCTGATCGGTGAAGCGCACCTTGTAGCCGACCACGTCGCCCAGCTCGGTGCCGAGTTCCTCGGCGATCCGGTCGGCGACCGTCCGGGCGGCCAGCCGGCGGGGCTGGGTGTGCCCGATCAGACCGGTGATCCCGCGCCCCAGCTCCAGGCAGATCTTCGGCAGCTGGGTGGTCTTGCCGGAGCCGGTCTCACCCGCCACGATCACCACCTGGTGGTCGCGGATGGCGGCGGCGATGTCGTCGCGGCGCTCGCTGACCGGCAGTTGCGGCGGGTAGGTGATCGTCGGCACGGCGGCCCGCCGGCTCTCCAGCCGCGCCTCGGCCCGCGTCACCTCGGTGGCGATCTCGGTCAACGCGTCGTCGCGGCGCTGCGGGTCCCGGAGCCTGCGGACACCGTCCAGCCGTCGTTGCAGGCGGCGCTGGTCGCGGAACATCAGGGGGTCGAGGCGGCGGAGCAGCTCGCGGACGGTCACGGCCTCGGCGGGTGCGGCTGGATTCTGCATGTCGTCGCCAAGGATAGGCAGCCCGACGACGGACCGCCCCCGGGTTACGCCGCCCGCCGCCTGCTGCCTGCTGCCTGCCCCGTCACCCGCTGCCTGCTGCCCGACGCCCATCTCCGCCGCCCGCCGGGCACGCCACACCCCGTGGCTGCCGGGGGTGGCGCGCCGGTCGGGCTAGAGTTTCGCCCACCGACACGACCGGGGGGCCGACATGACGATGCTGGACACCGACCGCGCTCTGGTGCAGGCCGCCACCGCGGTCGCCAAGCTGCGCTGCCGCAGTGACAACCACACCGTCGCCGCCGCCGCCCGCACCGCCGACGGCCGGGTCTTCACCGGGGTGAACGTCTACCACTTCACCGGTGGCCCGTGCGCCGAGGTGGTGGCGATCGGCGCCGCCGCGACCCAGGGCGTCGGTGAGCTGGAGGCCATCGTCGCGGTGGGGGACCGGGGCCGGGGGGTGATCCCGCCCTGCGGCCGGTGCCGCCAGGTGCTGCTCGACTACTTCCCGTCGATCAAGGTCATCCTCGGGCCGATGGACGCCCTGCGGCCGGTGCCGGTGCGGGAGCTGCTGCCCGAGACGTACGTCTGGGCCGACCAGCAGCTCGACCCGTCGGCGATCGTCCGGACCGGGCAGTGGCCGATGCCGACCGTGCCGAGCAGCCGTCCGGCCTCGGAGGACTGAGCCGCTCGGTCGCCGGCCGTCGTTCAGTCGTCGGCCGTCAGTCGCCGGCCGGCCGTCGCTCGGTTGCCGGCCGTCAGTCGCCGGCCGCCGCCTCCAGCATCGAGCGGGGCACGGCGACCTCGCCGTAGCGCACGTTGCCCTCGGGCACCAGCCAACTCGTCACGTGGGCGACCAGTTGGCCGGAGCGCACCGCCGGGTCGTTCGCGTACAGCTCGCGGGCCTCGGCCGGGCTGATCGGCAGCACGGCGAGGCCGCGCAGCGTCTCGTCGTCCGGGTCCAGGAACGGCCCGGCGGCCAGCACGAGCCCCTGCTCCACCAGTCCCTTCTGGTGCGCCAGGTGGGCGTCGTGCAGCAGGTCGGCGGCGTCGCGCGGCAGCTCCGGCG
This genomic interval from Micromonospora coxensis contains the following:
- a CDS encoding YciI family protein, giving the protein MRFDQHTLVLLVRPADAPELPRDAADLLHDAHLAHQKGLVEQGLVLAAGPFLDPDDETLRGLAVLPISPAEARELYANDPAVRSGQLVAHVTSWLVPEGNVRYGEVAVPRSMLEAAAGD
- the hrpA gene encoding ATP-dependent RNA helicase HrpA — its product is MQNPAAPAEAVTVRELLRRLDPLMFRDQRRLQRRLDGVRRLRDPQRRDDALTEIATEVTRAEARLESRRAAVPTITYPPQLPVSERRDDIAAAIRDHQVVIVAGETGSGKTTQLPKICLELGRGITGLIGHTQPRRLAARTVADRIAEELGTELGDVVGYKVRFTDQVGENSLVKLMTDGILLAELQTDRMLRQYDTLIIDEAHERSLNIDFILGYLKQLLPRRPDLKVIITSATIETDRFARHFAGPPTEDAPEGKPAPIVEVSGRTYPVEVRYRPLVEVGEADEEDEADEENVRDQIQAIGDAVEELAAEGPGDILVFLSGEREIRDTAEALGRLVEKKRSLLGTEILPLYARLSTAEQHRVFAPHSGRRVVLATNVAETSLTVPGIKYVVDPGTARISRYSSRLKVQRLPIEPVSQASANQRKGRCGRTSDGICIRLYDEQDFASRPEFTDPEILRTNLASVILQMTSIGLGDIAAFPFIDPPDRRNVTDGVNLLHELGALDPTQTDPAKRLTALGRRLAQLPVDPRLARMVLEGERNGCATEVIVIAAALSIQDPRERPAEKQAQADQAHARFADKESDFVAYLNLWRYLREQQRTLSSSAFRRMCKAEYLNYLRVREWQDIVSQLRQVLRTPEPGDGRRGRRPTAQPGPDGGGRRGAGADLPEEIDTPKVHQSLLPGLLSHIGLKDAQKHEYLGARGAKFAIFPGSALFKKPPRWVMAAELVETSRLWGRVAGRVEPEWVEPLAQHLVKRSYSEPHWEKKQAAVLAYEKVTLYGIPIVTSRKVNFGRIDPALSRELFIRHALVEGDWSTHHQFWKDNQRLLAEIEELENRARRRDILVDDETIFQFYDERIPADVVSGRHFDAWWKTTRRERPDLLTFTRDLLVNAGRGGVDESDYPDEWRADGVTLPLTYTFDPTAPTDGVTVDIPLPLLNQVPAESFDWQVPGLREELVVALIRSLPKAVRRNFVPVPDYARAALAAITPGEEPLLDALTRQLRRMTGVTVPREAWDPGKLPPHLRVGFRVLDEENKPVAEGKDLTALQRQLRQEVRQVVAAAAPDVARTGLREWSIGSLPRTIEQVRAGYAVTAYPALVDEGATVGVKVFDSEAEQAAAHWAGTRRLLRLTVPSPAKFLQGRLSNEAKLALSRNPHGGVQQLIEDAAGAAIDKLIGDAGGPAWDAEGFAALRDRVRADLVDTVVEVMDRVRKVLAAAYAVEQRLGATRNLAVVAALADIRAQLTGLVHAGFITETGYARLPDLLRYLTAVDRRLDRLPGNPQRDKQQQDRIAVVQKEYADLLAALPPSKRQSAAVRQIRWMIEELRVNVFAQALGTPYPVSEQRIYRAMDDAEGR
- a CDS encoding cytidine deaminase family protein; its protein translation is MTMLDTDRALVQAATAVAKLRCRSDNHTVAAAARTADGRVFTGVNVYHFTGGPCAEVVAIGAAATQGVGELEAIVAVGDRGRGVIPPCGRCRQVLLDYFPSIKVILGPMDALRPVPVRELLPETYVWADQQLDPSAIVRTGQWPMPTVPSSRPASED